The following proteins come from a genomic window of Atribacterota bacterium:
- the rpe gene encoding ribulose-phosphate 3-epimerase: MKYILAPSILDADFSCLREVIHNLEKNKIELIHLDIMDGNFVPNISFGPIIVKTISDLTSIPLSVHLMIEQPDIHINSFVESMDENDCLIVHTEASRHLDRTLQNITEYNIKSGVALNPSTSLESIKYVLDKINTIIIMSVNPGFGGQKFIPSMISKIISTREMVIESGRNINIQVDGGINSENILTVKRAGANILVVGSEIFKSEYPEKMIKKLQGKLSGN; encoded by the coding sequence ATGAAGTATATACTGGCACCATCAATTTTAGACGCAGACTTTTCTTGTTTAAGGGAGGTTATACATAATTTAGAAAAAAACAAAATAGAATTGATTCATCTCGATATAATGGACGGTAATTTTGTTCCAAATATATCATTTGGACCAATAATAGTTAAAACAATCAGTGATTTAACATCAATACCATTGAGTGTTCATTTAATGATTGAACAACCGGATATACATATTAATTCTTTTGTTGAATCAATGGATGAGAATGATTGTCTTATTGTACATACAGAAGCGAGTAGACATTTAGATAGAACACTTCAAAACATTACAGAATATAATATAAAATCAGGAGTTGCATTGAACCCTTCAACCTCCTTAGAATCAATTAAATATGTTTTAGATAAAATAAATACCATAATAATTATGTCAGTAAATCCTGGTTTTGGTGGACAAAAATTTATTCCATCCATGATATCTAAAATTATTTCTACAAGAGAGATGGTAATTGAGAGTGGAAGAAATATTAATATCCAGGTTGATGGAGGAATTAATAGCGAAAACATCTTAACTGTAAAACGTGCAGGTGCTAATATTTTAGTAGTTGGTTCTGAAATATTCAAATCAGAATACCCTGAAAAAATGATAAAGAAATTACAAGGAAAACTATCTGGGAATTAA
- the plsY gene encoding glycerol-3-phosphate 1-O-acyltransferase PlsY, translating to MIKYFLILLSYLMGSIPFGYLVGKYLKGIDIREYGSGNIGVANIFRIMGTKYALIVLIGDCLKGYIAVLIAKNIITAESEYWVLLIIGLFAIIGHNWSIFLNFKGGKGIATTYGVVLSFFPYIAIIAAIIWSVIVLKTKFAALGSIISVFSMIILSLIFSTPIEFKIFIVSIFIFAIIRHLNNIDRLLKKEENKIIDNKFKK from the coding sequence ATGATAAAATATTTTTTAATTTTATTAAGCTACTTAATGGGTTCAATTCCATTTGGATACCTTGTAGGCAAATATTTAAAAGGAATTGATATTAGAGAGTACGGGAGCGGGAATATTGGTGTAGCAAATATTTTCAGGATTATGGGAACAAAATATGCTTTGATCGTATTAATCGGGGATTGTCTCAAAGGATATATTGCTGTATTAATTGCCAAAAATATAATAACTGCAGAAAGTGAATATTGGGTATTGTTGATAATAGGACTTTTCGCTATTATTGGACATAATTGGTCAATCTTTCTAAATTTTAAAGGCGGAAAAGGTATTGCTACAACATATGGAGTTGTTTTGTCTTTTTTCCCATATATTGCGATAATTGCCGCAATAATCTGGTCAGTAATTGTTTTAAAAACAAAGTTTGCAGCACTAGGTTCAATAATATCAGTTTTCTCAATGATTATTTTATCTTTAATTTTTTCAACTCCAATAGAATTTAAGATATTTATTGTTTCTATTTTCATATTTGCGATTATAAGACACCTTAACAATATTGATAGACTCTTAAAAAAAGAAGAAAATAAGATAATTGATAATAAGTTTAAAAAATAA
- the topA gene encoding type I DNA topoisomerase, translated as MAKNLIIVESPTKERVLKEMLGKDFQVTSSKGHIKDLPKSRLGINIENNFEPTWIIIPAKRQMVKKLKTVAKDKENILLATDPDREGEAISWHIAKELNLENSKCRVVFNEITKDVVTDAVQKPRKINMNIVDSQIARRLLDRLVGYKVSPLCYKYARGKSAGRVQSVAVHLIVKREKEIQAFKPEEYWKINALLQKIDDKKENIFEASLANKKGQKININNIEKANKIFNEIKNMKFNVVSIQNKNERKHPPLPFKTSTLQQASYNKLNFSVKRTMRVAQQLYEGISLTGKGTLGLITYMRTDSTRVSNQAKINAREYIFKNYGKEYISSGKGSTKKSQNENNKIQDAHEAIRPTSVYLSPESVKNDLTADQYKLYSLIWTYFIASQMKSALIERSSVKIQAGDYIFDVNGSKVIFQGFLKIITNNDIKKNMIPQLKVGEKLILVKLEKKQSFTKPPARYNEASLVKVLEKEGIGRPSTYAVIIDKIQSRNYVDRDNRKFIPTKLGIIVDDFLNNYFSNIINIKFTATMEKMLDRIESGESEWQDTLDNFYKSLLKDIQQLEKKPPVKLVEQSKEFSDEKCTVCGSRMEIKNGPYGKYLACSEFPIKHPTKTYLIKIGVSCPENNCDGEIIKRKSKKGRTFYGCSNYPNCNFYSIYIPTNEKCPECGSVLVKRSSKKKGYFLQCSSKECKYSKKAKNDE; from the coding sequence ATGGCAAAAAATTTAATTATAGTGGAATCACCAACTAAAGAAAGAGTTCTTAAGGAAATGCTGGGGAAAGATTTTCAGGTCACATCCAGTAAAGGGCATATAAAAGATCTTCCAAAATCAAGGTTGGGGATAAATATAGAAAATAATTTTGAACCAACCTGGATTATTATTCCAGCTAAACGACAGATGGTTAAAAAATTAAAAACAGTAGCAAAGGACAAAGAAAATATTTTACTGGCAACCGACCCTGATAGGGAAGGAGAAGCAATATCATGGCATATAGCAAAAGAATTGAATTTGGAGAATAGTAAATGCAGAGTGGTCTTTAATGAAATAACAAAAGATGTAGTGACAGATGCAGTACAAAAACCCAGAAAGATTAATATGAATATTGTAGATTCTCAAATTGCTCGAAGATTACTTGATAGACTGGTAGGATATAAAGTAAGCCCTTTATGTTACAAATATGCACGTGGAAAAAGTGCAGGAAGAGTACAGTCAGTTGCCGTTCATTTAATCGTAAAAAGGGAAAAAGAGATACAAGCATTTAAACCTGAAGAATATTGGAAGATAAATGCTTTATTACAAAAAATTGATGACAAAAAAGAAAATATTTTTGAAGCATCATTAGCTAACAAAAAAGGTCAGAAGATTAATATAAATAATATTGAAAAAGCTAATAAAATATTTAATGAAATTAAAAATATGAAATTTAATGTTGTATCTATTCAAAACAAAAATGAAAGAAAACATCCCCCTTTGCCATTTAAAACTAGTACATTACAACAAGCATCCTACAATAAACTAAACTTTTCTGTAAAACGTACCATGAGAGTAGCTCAACAGCTATATGAAGGCATTTCATTAACAGGGAAGGGCACTTTGGGATTAATTACCTATATGAGGACAGATTCAACAAGGGTTTCTAATCAGGCTAAAATAAATGCAAGAGAATATATATTTAAAAATTATGGCAAAGAATATATTTCTTCAGGGAAAGGGAGTACTAAAAAATCACAAAATGAAAATAATAAGATACAGGATGCACATGAAGCAATTAGACCCACTTCTGTTTATCTTAGCCCTGAATCTGTAAAAAATGATTTAACAGCGGACCAATATAAACTGTATTCTTTAATATGGACCTATTTTATTGCAAGCCAGATGAAATCAGCCTTAATAGAAAGAAGTAGTGTTAAAATACAAGCTGGTGATTATATATTTGATGTAAATGGTTCAAAGGTAATTTTTCAGGGTTTTCTTAAAATTATAACTAATAATGATATCAAAAAAAATATGATACCACAATTAAAAGTGGGGGAAAAACTCATTTTAGTTAAATTAGAAAAGAAACAATCTTTTACCAAGCCCCCAGCAAGATATAATGAAGCTAGCCTGGTAAAAGTTTTAGAAAAGGAAGGTATTGGAAGGCCAAGCACTTATGCAGTTATTATTGACAAAATACAAAGCAGAAATTATGTAGATAGAGATAATAGAAAATTTATTCCAACAAAATTAGGAATAATTGTTGATGATTTTTTAAATAATTATTTTTCTAATATAATTAACATAAAATTTACAGCAACAATGGAGAAAATGCTTGATAGGATAGAATCAGGTGAAAGCGAATGGCAGGATACACTGGATAATTTTTATAAATCACTTCTAAAGGATATACAGCAATTGGAAAAAAAGCCCCCTGTAAAATTAGTCGAACAAAGTAAAGAATTTTCCGACGAGAAATGTACTGTTTGCGGGAGTAGAATGGAAATTAAAAATGGTCCTTATGGAAAATATCTTGCCTGTTCTGAATTTCCTATAAAACATCCTACGAAGACTTATTTGATTAAAATTGGTGTTTCTTGTCCTGAAAATAATTGTGATGGCGAAATCATAAAAAGAAAAAGCAAAAAAGGCAGAACCTTCTATGGATGCAGCAATTATCCGAATTGTAATTTTTATTCTATTTATATTCCTACTAACGAGAAATGTCCGGAATGTGGTTCGGTATTAGTAAAAAGAAGTTCCAAAAAGAAAGGGTATTTTTTACAATGCAGTTCTAAAGAATGTAAATATAGTAAAAAGGCTAAAAATGATGAGTAG
- the der gene encoding ribosome biogenesis GTPase Der — MTTKVAIIGKTNTGKSTLFNRLVGFRKAIVLKESGITRDRNYADISWQDKNFTIIDTGGIDYDKNYKNIQEKIADQSKKAIMESDVVLLVVDFMTGIQQEDIDITKFIRKNNKKTILIVNKNDIKAKNYYIDDFYKLGMGDPFPLSAEQGNNVFELLNKIASLSNDKEIDEKVPLKENEIINIAIIGKPNVGKSSLLNALLNDERIIVDNNPGTTRDSIEVLLEYDDYHLNFVDTSGLRKKRNVKEKVEYFGNKRAINSIKKADIVLLVLDATRYISMQDKRLAERIIEENKACIVVLNKYDLILQDKEIDKDFLIKTCKYELRFLKDSQILTTIAVGNKRDVSSIIKAILETYHEYNKKISTPELNKFLQKTVILKPPKIIEGKRLKFYYITQTDVKPPTFKVFVNQPNLLYNSYQRYMKNQFMSYFNIKGIPVVFHYLKKV, encoded by the coding sequence ATGACAACAAAGGTAGCAATTATTGGCAAAACCAATACCGGAAAATCAACTTTATTCAATCGCCTTGTGGGATTCAGGAAAGCAATCGTTTTGAAGGAATCAGGTATTACCCGTGATAGGAATTATGCTGATATATCCTGGCAAGATAAAAATTTTACTATTATTGATACCGGAGGAATTGACTATGATAAAAACTATAAAAATATTCAGGAGAAAATAGCTGATCAATCAAAAAAGGCAATTATGGAATCCGATGTAGTTTTATTAGTAGTTGACTTTATGACTGGTATCCAGCAAGAAGATATAGATATAACAAAATTTATTCGAAAAAATAATAAAAAAACTATTTTAATAGTAAATAAAAATGATATTAAAGCAAAGAATTATTATATTGATGATTTTTATAAACTGGGAATGGGTGATCCTTTTCCATTATCAGCAGAACAAGGGAATAATGTATTTGAATTATTAAATAAAATTGCATCCCTGTCAAATGATAAAGAAATAGATGAAAAGGTACCATTAAAGGAAAATGAAATTATTAATATAGCGATTATTGGAAAACCTAATGTAGGGAAATCCAGTTTGTTGAATGCACTTCTAAATGATGAAAGAATAATTGTTGATAATAATCCGGGCACAACACGAGATTCGATTGAAGTATTATTAGAGTATGATGATTACCATTTGAACTTTGTCGATACATCAGGACTAAGAAAAAAAAGAAATGTAAAAGAAAAAGTTGAATACTTTGGCAACAAAAGAGCAATTAATTCTATAAAAAAAGCAGATATCGTATTACTTGTTCTGGATGCAACACGTTATATAAGTATGCAGGATAAACGTCTTGCCGAAAGAATTATAGAAGAAAATAAGGCTTGTATTGTTGTATTAAACAAATATGATCTGATTCTCCAGGACAAAGAAATTGATAAAGATTTTTTGATAAAAACTTGTAAATATGAACTGAGATTTTTAAAGGATAGTCAAATACTTACAACAATTGCAGTAGGTAATAAAAGGGATGTTTCTTCAATTATAAAAGCTATTCTGGAAACTTACCATGAGTATAATAAAAAAATAAGTACTCCAGAACTGAATAAATTTCTGCAAAAAACAGTAATCCTCAAACCACCCAAAATTATTGAGGGAAAAAGACTTAAATTTTATTATATTACTCAAACTGATGTAAAACCCCCAACATTCAAGGTGTTTGTAAACCAGCCTAATCTTTTATATAATTCTTATCAAAGATATATGAAGAATCAATTTATGTCATACTTTAATATAAAAGGAATACCAGTAGTGTTCCATTATTTAAAAAAGGTATGA